A window from Leuconostoc mesenteroides subsp. mesenteroides encodes these proteins:
- a CDS encoding aspartate ammonia-lyase — protein MRTESDSLGQINVPKDVYYGAHTQRALNNFPISKETTHQEIIRAFLEIKQAAAQTNATSGNLDRAVAKHIVDATKVLLRQPIDCTMFPISDIQGGAGTSTNMNVNEVVANTALEQIGRSRGEYGYVNPNDHVNMGQSTNDTYPSAGKIALIRLLEPLFSELTLLVDALGNKADEFSTTYKMGRTQLQDAVPMTLGNTFHAWLKPLRRDFKRIEAARNELYTLNLGGSAIGSGINVSYHYQVHIVPNLASITGLPLKQAHDLFDATSNLDSYVALSGSLKNLAVNLSKMSNDLRLLSSGPRSGLHEINLPSKQAGSSIMPGKVNPVIPEVVNQVAFEMIGFDTTVTVASEAGQLELNAFEPIIFKSLITGIEHLQQAMNTLRINTIDGITVNKHRLSQDIDLSVSFATAMAPIIGYKEAAKIAKESLRTGKSLREIAEKKNRFTESELAHIFKVEDIVINARTPEHGLVLHAPKTTV, from the coding sequence ATGCGCACAGAATCAGATTCACTCGGTCAAATCAACGTACCCAAAGATGTCTACTATGGGGCACACACACAACGTGCGCTAAATAACTTTCCAATTTCAAAAGAAACAACTCATCAAGAAATCATCCGCGCCTTTTTAGAAATTAAGCAAGCTGCGGCACAAACCAATGCTACATCTGGTAATCTAGATCGAGCTGTCGCTAAACATATTGTTGATGCAACAAAAGTTTTGTTACGTCAGCCAATCGATTGTACAATGTTTCCAATTAGTGACATTCAAGGTGGGGCTGGCACAAGCACCAATATGAACGTCAATGAAGTTGTTGCGAATACAGCTCTTGAGCAGATCGGCCGTTCACGTGGTGAATATGGCTATGTTAATCCAAATGACCACGTGAATATGGGTCAGAGTACCAATGATACTTATCCTAGCGCAGGAAAAATTGCTCTTATCCGACTACTCGAACCACTTTTTTCAGAATTAACATTATTGGTAGACGCTCTTGGAAACAAAGCCGACGAATTTTCGACAACTTACAAAATGGGTCGTACACAACTACAAGATGCTGTACCTATGACTTTAGGAAATACTTTCCATGCTTGGTTAAAACCACTTCGTCGAGATTTTAAACGTATTGAAGCCGCACGTAATGAACTCTATACATTAAATCTGGGTGGATCAGCTATTGGCTCCGGTATTAACGTAAGTTACCATTATCAAGTACACATCGTTCCTAACTTAGCTAGTATAACTGGGCTTCCACTTAAGCAAGCCCATGATTTATTTGATGCAACATCAAACTTAGATTCCTATGTTGCTCTGTCTGGTTCATTAAAAAATTTAGCAGTTAATCTATCTAAAATGTCTAATGATTTACGCTTACTCAGTTCTGGACCACGCTCAGGGTTACATGAAATTAACCTACCTTCAAAACAAGCAGGGTCGTCCATCATGCCTGGTAAGGTTAATCCAGTTATTCCAGAAGTTGTCAATCAAGTTGCCTTTGAAATGATTGGTTTTGATACCACTGTTACAGTAGCAAGCGAAGCTGGCCAATTAGAACTAAATGCATTTGAACCTATCATTTTCAAAAGCTTAATCACTGGTATTGAACATCTCCAACAAGCCATGAATACATTACGTATCAATACCATCGACGGTATTACAGTAAATAAACATCGCTTGTCACAAGATATTGATTTATCAGTGAGTTTCGCCACTGCGATGGCACCGATTATCGGTTACAAAGAAGCCGCTAAAATTGCTAAAGAATCTCTGCGTACTGGAAAATCTTTGCGTGAAATCGCCGAAAAGAAGAATAGATTTACTGAAAGTGAATTGGCACATATTTTCAAGGTTGAGGATATCGTTATTAATGCTCGAACACCAGAACATGGTCTAGTATTACACGCACCAAAAACAACAGTATAA
- the rpiA gene encoding ribose-5-phosphate isomerase RpiA — protein sequence MSSSQDLQKIIAGRRAAEFVQDDMVVGIGSGSTIAQVITALGERVANENLKIVGVPTSEKTRRNAAKLGIPMYNVDDVDKIDLTIDGADQISDDFSAIKGGGAALLWEKIVAFNSRENIWVVDSSKRVPKLNQYLPVEIIPYGSDQLFKRFTADGFHPTWRLDQNGNPVRTDSANYLIDLHVPVIENPRELGQELINMVGVVEHGLFTDIVNRVIIGSDDGVDIIEAP from the coding sequence ATGAGTTCATCACAGGATTTACAAAAAATTATTGCCGGTCGCCGCGCAGCCGAATTCGTTCAAGATGATATGGTGGTGGGCATTGGCTCAGGATCAACAATTGCTCAAGTCATTACCGCTTTAGGTGAACGTGTAGCCAATGAGAATTTAAAAATCGTCGGCGTCCCTACTTCTGAAAAAACAAGACGCAATGCAGCAAAACTTGGGATCCCGATGTACAACGTTGATGATGTCGATAAAATCGATTTAACAATTGATGGTGCTGACCAAATTTCGGATGATTTCTCAGCCATTAAAGGTGGCGGTGCAGCGCTTTTATGGGAAAAAATCGTTGCGTTTAACTCTCGCGAGAATATCTGGGTCGTAGACAGCAGCAAACGTGTACCCAAACTAAATCAATATTTACCAGTTGAAATTATTCCATATGGATCTGACCAATTATTCAAACGCTTTACTGCAGATGGGTTCCACCCTACTTGGCGCTTAGATCAAAATGGCAACCCCGTACGTACAGATTCAGCAAATTATCTCATTGATCTACATGTTCCCGTTATCGAAAATCCACGTGAATTGGGTCAGGAATTAATTAATATGGTCGGTGTGGTAGAACACGGCCTGTTTACTGATATTGTTAACCGTGTAATCATTGGTAGTGACGATGGCGTTGACATTATTGAAGCACCTTAA
- a CDS encoding GNAT family N-acetyltransferase, whose translation MEFQHENGRYFLEKNGKVIAQITYTVINNGQTYSINSTVVDPSLRGQGIAKKLLDTIVDDARAKNMTIKPVCPYVKEAFLRYPDIYQEIEYKS comes from the coding sequence ATGGAATTTCAACACGAAAATGGTCGTTATTTCTTGGAAAAAAACGGCAAAGTTATTGCTCAGATTACTTATACAGTAATCAATAATGGGCAAACCTATTCAATTAATTCAACCGTAGTAGATCCATCTCTACGTGGGCAAGGTATTGCCAAAAAATTGCTAGACACAATTGTTGACGATGCGCGTGCTAAAAATATGACAATAAAGCCCGTCTGCCCTTATGTAAAAGAAGCATTTTTACGTTACCCCGACATTTATCAGGAGATTGAGTACAAATCATGA
- a CDS encoding deoxyuridine 5'-triphosphate nucleotidohydrolase, whose amino-acid sequence MTRGFEIVSKYADENITVPKRSTQQAAGYDFEAAADITIPSVLSNNFLKGLNILSLGKISKLHDNADLQDMLKPVLVPTGIKAYMGEGEYLQLVSRSSGPIKKRIMMPNAVGIVDADYYNNESNEGEIFFQFINFGLKDVHIKKGERIGQGIFLPYLIADGDENIEKSDRKGGFGSTGQ is encoded by the coding sequence ATGACACGTGGATTTGAGATTGTTAGCAAATATGCTGACGAAAACATTACCGTACCAAAGCGCAGCACACAACAAGCGGCAGGATATGATTTTGAAGCAGCAGCGGATATCACTATTCCTAGCGTTTTAAGTAATAATTTTTTAAAAGGACTTAATATTCTATCGCTTGGAAAGATTTCAAAGCTACATGATAATGCAGACTTGCAAGATATGCTCAAACCGGTGCTTGTTCCAACAGGTATAAAAGCTTACATGGGGGAGGGAGAATATTTGCAACTAGTTTCACGGTCAAGTGGACCTATTAAAAAGCGGATAATGATGCCTAATGCGGTTGGTATTGTAGATGCTGATTATTATAATAATGAAAGCAATGAGGGAGAAATTTTCTTCCAATTTATCAATTTTGGTTTGAAAGATGTGCACATTAAAAAAGGGGAACGTATTGGACAAGGTATTTTCCTGCCATACTTGATAGCTGACGGTGATGAGAATATAGAAAAATCAGATCGTAAGGGTGGTTTTGGTTCAACAGGGCAATAA
- the radA gene encoding DNA repair protein RadA — translation MAKVKTQFICSNCGFVSARYLGRCSNCGEWGTLVEEKIQPESNDRKSRVSLDGRNAKVEKINEITSEETPRVATKLKELNRVLGGGVVPGSMVLIGGDPGIGKSTLLLQVSGQLAQEGRVLYVTGEESATQVKLRADRLGVGHDEFYLYPETDMTAVKKQIEELQPNFVVIDSVQTMQEPDVSSAVGSVSQIREVTADLLQIAKTNNISIFIVGHVTKDGAIAGPKILEHMVDTVLYFEGDSNYKYRILRAVKNRFGATNELGIFEMRNGGLIEVANPSEIFLEERLSGATGSAIVVALEGSRPILVELQALVTPTVFGNAQRTAAGLDRNRVSLIMAVLEKRANLLLQNQDAYLKAAGGVKLDEPAIDLAIAVALASSYHDKESRPSDVFVGEIGLTGEVRSVADIEGRLKEAKKLGFKRAIVPKNNLNGIELPQGLQVIGVTTLSETLKIALGE, via the coding sequence ATCGCTAAAGTAAAAACACAATTTATATGTTCCAACTGCGGTTTTGTGTCTGCGCGGTATTTGGGGCGCTGCTCAAATTGTGGTGAGTGGGGCACGCTTGTTGAAGAAAAAATCCAACCAGAATCAAATGACCGTAAAAGTCGCGTAAGTCTCGATGGACGCAATGCTAAAGTCGAAAAAATAAACGAGATTACGTCTGAAGAGACACCGCGTGTAGCAACTAAGTTGAAAGAATTAAACCGAGTTTTAGGTGGTGGTGTTGTCCCCGGTTCCATGGTATTGATTGGTGGTGATCCTGGTATTGGCAAGTCAACATTACTACTTCAAGTATCTGGACAACTTGCTCAAGAAGGACGGGTGCTATACGTGACTGGTGAAGAGTCTGCCACTCAAGTAAAACTCCGTGCTGATCGCTTGGGCGTTGGGCACGATGAGTTTTATTTATATCCAGAAACGGATATGACGGCCGTGAAAAAGCAGATTGAGGAATTACAACCCAATTTTGTTGTTATTGACTCGGTACAAACCATGCAAGAACCTGATGTCTCGTCTGCGGTTGGTTCTGTATCGCAAATTCGAGAAGTGACAGCCGACCTGCTGCAAATTGCTAAGACGAATAATATTTCTATATTTATAGTAGGGCATGTGACTAAGGACGGTGCCATAGCGGGGCCAAAAATTCTGGAACACATGGTTGATACAGTATTGTACTTTGAAGGAGATAGCAATTATAAGTACCGCATTTTGCGTGCGGTTAAAAACCGGTTTGGCGCAACGAATGAATTAGGTATTTTTGAAATGCGTAATGGTGGTTTGATAGAGGTAGCCAATCCCTCTGAGATTTTCTTAGAAGAACGTTTATCTGGTGCCACTGGGTCAGCAATTGTGGTCGCGTTAGAAGGATCACGACCTATTTTGGTTGAATTACAGGCCTTGGTAACACCGACTGTATTTGGTAACGCGCAACGTACAGCAGCAGGACTCGATAGGAATCGTGTATCATTGATTATGGCTGTATTAGAAAAACGCGCTAATTTATTATTACAAAATCAAGATGCCTATTTAAAGGCAGCAGGTGGCGTTAAGCTTGATGAGCCAGCAATTGATTTAGCGATTGCTGTTGCTCTGGCTAGTTCGTACCATGATAAAGAATCAAGACCTAGTGATGTCTTCGTTGGTGAAATTGGTCTAACTGGTGAAGTTCGTAGTGTGGCAGACATTGAGGGACGTTTAAAAGAAGCTAAAAAATTGGGATTTAAGCGTGCTATTGTTCCTAAAAATAATTTAAATGGCATCGAGTTGCCTCAAGGACTTCAAGTCATTGGCGTAACAACGTTAAGTGAGACACTTAAAATTGCCTTAGGAGAATAA
- a CDS encoding ABC transporter, whose translation MGFKKFIVSKGVIGALIIVLFYGLLMVGIYFSGYKVVPSKINQLPVAIVNQDKDSTTLKKQLKKSLPFKHVKTDLNIKQAKNQLNNRGIYLIIDIPKDFNANLKKIDGQSKGELKFYINYANPMTSVSSMEAVAKSVGNRVQKSVLLQQSKGILTAIELSQLESETKSLITANPTQKDAILQKAEQTKSTTTSKINQTYANVANSYDYSIVKMNKAPSGMQHSMAPFFMSLAFYIGSMIGAMLIVVAYKSFSPLIGRWKAYTYTEIAIILISMIAPLLIVALSKSMLHFDSNTYWQLWVNHSIELFASLNVNLIFSLIFGQLGIMINMPFMLTQVVSGAGLIPRPILPDFFKFISNISPCFYSIRADYNILYGGNSTCTLWLQLITIGIVAIMIHLVIVTFQKKRTPLA comes from the coding sequence ATGGGGTTCAAAAAATTTATCGTCAGCAAAGGTGTTATCGGAGCGCTCATTATTGTACTATTTTATGGCTTATTGATGGTTGGCATTTATTTTTCAGGGTATAAAGTTGTGCCCAGCAAAATAAACCAATTACCAGTTGCCATTGTCAACCAAGATAAGGACAGCACGACATTAAAAAAACAACTAAAAAAAAGCTTGCCATTTAAACACGTCAAGACTGATTTGAATATAAAGCAAGCTAAAAATCAATTGAATAATCGTGGAATTTATTTGATCATTGATATTCCAAAAGATTTCAATGCCAATCTTAAAAAAATAGATGGTCAATCTAAAGGTGAACTTAAGTTTTACATCAACTATGCCAATCCTATGACATCAGTTTCATCCATGGAAGCTGTTGCCAAATCAGTCGGTAATCGTGTTCAAAAAAGTGTTTTATTGCAGCAGAGCAAAGGGATTCTAACAGCCATTGAATTGTCACAATTAGAATCAGAGACAAAATCATTAATTACAGCTAATCCAACACAAAAAGATGCTATTTTACAAAAAGCTGAACAAACAAAAAGCACTACTACATCAAAAATCAATCAAACTTATGCAAACGTTGCTAATTCATACGATTACAGCATTGTAAAAATGAATAAAGCACCTTCTGGTATGCAACATAGCATGGCTCCGTTCTTCATGTCACTAGCTTTTTATATTGGTTCCATGATTGGCGCTATGTTAATTGTTGTTGCATACAAGTCATTCTCACCATTAATAGGTCGCTGGAAAGCATACACTTATACTGAAATCGCTATTATCTTAATTTCAATGATAGCACCACTGTTAATTGTTGCACTAAGCAAAAGTATGCTTCATTTTGATAGTAATACCTATTGGCAACTGTGGGTTAACCATTCTATTGAGTTATTTGCATCATTGAATGTCAATCTAATCTTCTCACTGATTTTTGGACAACTTGGTATTATGATCAATATGCCTTTCATGTTGACTCAAGTCGTTTCAGGTGCTGGCCTCATTCCACGTCCAATTCTGCCTGATTTTTTCAAGTTTATAAGTAACATTTCTCCTTGTTTCTACTCAATACGCGCAGATTACAACATCTTATATGGCGGCAATAGTACATGTACCCTTTGGTTACAGCTTATCACTATTGGTATTGTAGCTATTATGATTCACCTAGTTATTGTGACTTTCCAAAAAAAGCGAACACCGCTGGCATAA
- a CDS encoding TetR family transcriptional regulator → MSKQPSKYDLILNAFITLLIEVGYQSATINKIAEKANVNPSTIFRKFKDKEGLLSAVIDRHLNDLAAIFDDALSVTGDMETDLINMSRTYQEFQEKHQEVVLIGLQESFRMPKVSHAVEEIPIRFRKILLQYFTEMQTQNKIKQSVDVEAATMNVIWLNFGYFLTTIRYDNPELITNPEDFYEKQIRFFAKSLRP, encoded by the coding sequence ATGTCCAAACAACCATCAAAATACGATTTAATTTTAAATGCATTCATCACATTGTTGATAGAAGTTGGTTATCAATCTGCGACCATCAACAAAATTGCTGAAAAAGCGAATGTCAATCCTAGTACGATTTTTAGAAAATTTAAAGATAAAGAGGGGTTATTGTCAGCTGTGATTGATCGTCATCTCAATGATTTAGCCGCTATTTTTGATGATGCACTGAGTGTGACTGGTGATATGGAAACTGATTTAATCAATATGTCAAGAACATATCAAGAGTTTCAAGAGAAACATCAAGAAGTTGTTTTGATAGGCCTTCAAGAATCTTTTCGAATGCCAAAAGTGAGCCATGCGGTCGAAGAAATACCAATTCGATTCAGAAAAATCTTACTGCAGTATTTCACAGAGATGCAGACCCAAAATAAGATAAAACAGTCGGTAGATGTGGAAGCGGCTACTATGAATGTAATATGGTTGAATTTCGGTTATTTTTTGACTACTATCCGCTATGACAATCCTGAGTTAATCACTAATCCAGAGGACTTTTATGAAAAGCAAATTCGTTTTTTTGCAAAAAGCTTACGTCCTTAA
- a CDS encoding glutamate--tRNA ligase yields the protein MTEDIRVRYAPSPTGHLHIGNARTAIFNWLFARHYNGTFVIRIEDTDSARNIADGEKSQLENLAWLGLDWDESPDKPGVYGPYRQSERNEQGIYQEFIDALLASGQAYKSYKTSEQLASEREAQQAAKQAPHYVYEYEGLTNEEREAKYAEFEAQGLKPVVRFRVPEEKVYAWDDIVKGHIEIGAKEVGGDWVIQKADGMPTYNFAVVVDDHLMKISHVLRGDDHVSNTPKQIMIYEALGWDVPEFGHMALIINGETGKKLSKRDENLLQFVEQYKELGYQPQAMVNFIGLLGWSPKGEDEIFSLSEFKEMFDEKRLSKANAKFDQKKLEWVNNQWMRRDTDAVMPQLIQELINAHLISADDATDKKNWLSEVIKVAGVDGISYTRQIVELVRKPFFELGDITDEMVEYLTSEDGRKVATAWESAYESLPTDATPDDYMSTIRAIQNDLEIKGRNLWNPIRIMTTHEVQGPNLPEMLTLLDKNTVLKTMRDVKEKYLA from the coding sequence ATGACAGAAGATATACGTGTTCGCTATGCACCGTCACCAACGGGACATTTGCATATAGGGAATGCACGCACAGCTATTTTTAACTGGTTATTTGCACGCCACTATAATGGTACATTTGTTATTCGTATTGAGGATACTGACTCAGCACGTAATATTGCTGATGGCGAAAAATCACAACTTGAAAATTTAGCTTGGCTAGGTTTAGACTGGGATGAGAGTCCAGACAAACCAGGCGTTTATGGACCCTATCGCCAGTCAGAACGTAATGAACAGGGTATTTATCAAGAATTTATTGATGCACTATTAGCTAGTGGGCAAGCGTACAAGTCTTATAAAACTTCAGAGCAGCTTGCCTCTGAACGCGAAGCACAACAAGCAGCTAAGCAGGCACCACATTATGTTTATGAATATGAAGGTTTGACTAACGAAGAGCGTGAAGCCAAATATGCTGAATTTGAAGCACAAGGATTAAAGCCGGTAGTGCGTTTCCGTGTACCAGAAGAGAAAGTATATGCTTGGGATGACATTGTTAAAGGGCATATCGAAATTGGTGCTAAAGAAGTTGGTGGCGATTGGGTTATTCAAAAAGCTGATGGTATGCCAACTTATAATTTTGCAGTTGTTGTGGATGACCACTTGATGAAGATTTCCCACGTGCTGCGTGGAGACGATCATGTCTCAAATACACCAAAGCAAATCATGATTTATGAAGCTTTGGGATGGGATGTGCCAGAGTTTGGGCATATGGCTTTGATTATCAATGGAGAAACTGGTAAGAAGTTGTCTAAACGTGATGAAAATCTCTTGCAGTTCGTTGAACAATATAAGGAATTAGGCTACCAACCACAAGCTATGGTTAATTTTATTGGTTTATTGGGCTGGTCACCAAAGGGCGAAGATGAAATCTTTAGTTTGTCAGAATTCAAAGAAATGTTTGATGAAAAACGTTTGAGCAAAGCGAATGCTAAGTTCGATCAAAAGAAGTTAGAATGGGTCAACAACCAGTGGATGCGTCGTGATACGGATGCAGTTATGCCACAACTTATTCAAGAGCTTATCAACGCTCATTTGATATCTGCAGATGATGCTACCGATAAGAAAAACTGGTTGTCAGAAGTTATTAAAGTCGCTGGCGTTGATGGTATATCATATACGCGTCAAATTGTTGAGCTAGTTCGTAAACCTTTCTTTGAGTTGGGCGATATAACAGATGAAATGGTTGAATACCTGACTTCAGAAGATGGCCGTAAAGTGGCAACTGCGTGGGAATCAGCATATGAATCCTTGCCAACTGATGCAACTCCGGACGACTATATGAGTACAATTCGTGCGATTCAAAACGACTTAGAAATAAAAGGCCGTAACCTATGGAATCCTATTCGTATTATGACTACTCACGAAGTCCAAGGGCCTAATTTACCAGAAATGTTGACATTGTTGGATAAGAACACTGTTCTGAAGACAATGCGCGATGTGAAAGAAAAATATTTAGCATAG
- a CDS encoding cysteine--tRNA ligase — protein MIYVYNTLSHEKEVFKPITAGKINMYVCGPTVYNYIHIGNARSAIAFDTIRRYFEYRGYEVNYVSNFTDVDDKIINRAQEEGISEREVANKYADAFDEDTLPLNIKPATVRSRATEVIPEIIEFVKDLIDKGYAYESEGDVYFRAKKFKGYGILAHQDLAEMEANAAGRLNDEETIRKEDPIDFAVWKNEPREGVISWSSPWGNGRPGWHIECSVMAQKYLSNTIDIHGGGIDLAFPHHTNEIAQSEARTGQKFVNYWMHNGFVNVNNEKMSKSLDNFTTLHDMLATYDDPMVIRYLLTTTQYRRPINYEASTLEQARLELERIRTAYRNLIFRAKTSKPGGDEDIEILIEVQKKAFDQAMDDDFNTPNALAAIFELVGIGNTYTERNTVKANTVQRLLGTISDLLSVFGIDGLDRNEELTAKQRDLLDKRVLARKSRDFEKSDLLRNQLKEIGIFVEDTPQGQRWHK, from the coding sequence ATGATCTACGTCTACAATACGTTATCACATGAAAAAGAAGTTTTTAAGCCAATTACTGCTGGCAAAATAAACATGTATGTTTGTGGACCTACAGTATATAACTATATTCATATTGGAAATGCTCGCTCAGCCATTGCTTTTGATACGATACGTCGTTATTTTGAATATCGTGGTTATGAAGTCAATTATGTTTCTAATTTTACTGATGTGGATGACAAGATTATTAATCGTGCGCAAGAAGAGGGTATTTCTGAACGAGAGGTTGCCAACAAGTATGCGGATGCTTTTGATGAAGATACGCTACCATTAAATATTAAACCTGCCACGGTGCGTTCACGTGCAACAGAAGTTATCCCAGAAATTATCGAGTTTGTAAAAGATCTTATTGATAAAGGCTATGCTTATGAGTCTGAAGGGGATGTTTACTTCCGTGCTAAGAAATTCAAAGGGTATGGTATTTTGGCTCACCAAGATTTAGCGGAAATGGAAGCCAATGCTGCTGGTCGCTTGAATGATGAGGAGACTATCCGCAAAGAGGATCCAATTGATTTTGCCGTTTGGAAAAATGAACCGCGAGAAGGTGTTATTTCATGGTCGTCTCCCTGGGGAAATGGTCGTCCGGGCTGGCACATAGAGTGTTCAGTTATGGCGCAAAAGTATTTGTCGAATACAATTGATATCCATGGTGGCGGTATTGATTTAGCATTTCCGCATCACACAAACGAAATCGCGCAGTCAGAGGCTAGAACGGGACAAAAGTTTGTGAACTATTGGATGCATAATGGATTTGTTAATGTTAATAATGAAAAAATGTCAAAATCTCTCGATAATTTTACAACGCTACATGACATGTTAGCGACTTATGACGATCCAATGGTCATTCGATACTTGCTGACCACAACACAGTATCGGCGCCCAATTAACTATGAGGCAAGCACTTTAGAACAAGCACGTTTAGAATTAGAGCGTATCCGTACAGCTTATAGGAATTTGATATTCCGAGCGAAAACATCGAAACCTGGTGGGGATGAAGATATTGAGATATTGATTGAAGTACAAAAGAAAGCGTTTGACCAGGCGATGGATGATGACTTTAATACACCCAATGCGCTAGCAGCTATTTTTGAACTTGTTGGTATAGGGAATACCTACACTGAGCGCAATACAGTAAAAGCTAATACTGTTCAGCGTTTATTAGGAACAATCTCTGATTTACTATCTGTATTTGGTATTGACGGATTGGATAGGAATGAAGAGCTTACAGCAAAGCAACGTGATTTATTAGATAAACGTGTACTAGCTCGTAAATCACGTGATTTTGAAAAATCAGACTTATTGCGTAATCAGTTAAAAGAGATAGGTATATTTGTAGAAGATACACCGCAAGGACAACGTTGGCATAAATAA